The nucleotide window TTTACCCAACAGGTTTGCTTTGAACTGAGGGGATACCAAATAATGTCAGTCGTACCATAATTGGCAGACATATTGGCAAAAGAATTCTCTGTCTGAGTTTCGGGTGTAGCCAAAAGCTCAGCAATATCGTGGCCGGTATGGCTTTGGCAGCGTATTTTGAGATTCGGACCCACCTGTAATTTTACTTCGGTAATAAAGGCGCGGGCCAGACAGGTCAACAACGGCCCGATACCGGGCTCATCTCGCTGAAACGTTCTCAGTGCGTATTGACCCTGAGCGTCGTCCCAAACAACAGCAGTTATGGCTAACGGGAGGTTGCTCAGCGTTCCCCAGGAATGGCCGGGTTGTAATGTTTCACCGGTCATGGGCGTGGCTGCTCCATGGGTGTTCATAGCTAAAGCACCGGCGATAGAAATTCCGCCAGGAGCAGTCGTGTGGTACAGGCCGAGGTCATACAATTCCAGTTCGGCACAAATATCTTCGATATAGGCACCGGCACCCACCGTTACGGACTTGATCTCTTCGGTGGCATTCACCGTGATCTGATTCATGAAGTCGTGGGTATGTACCAACAGGATATTCTCACCGCTATCACCTCGCGGTATCAATGTTGGTGCAAATCCGTGACCGGAACCGAAGGGGCGTAAGCGATAATTATTGGCTTTGGCCCAGTTGGCAAGGGTCACTACGTCATCTGCCGTCACCGGCGAACAGGACCATACGCCGGACACTTTTGTTTCGCGTGCCCAATTAATAAAACCTTGTTGGTATAACTCGATACCCGGGGGAAAATCGGGCGGCTCAGGAATCGTATTACTTCCCGAGCCAGCAACAAATTTACAACCGGGCAGCGTCGTAACCGCACCCGCTGCCAGAGCCGCTCCCATAAATTTTCGTCGGGTGAAGCTCAGGCCATGCTTAACGCTTTCAGAACTCATTTTTCTCAAACTCCATTTGTAGTGTATTCGCTTTTAAAACAGGTCCTTCCCTAGTGAGTACTTTTCTAACGCCACTGCGGTTGCGCGTTAATCCAGTACGGCAGTGGGCACAATCGGTAACACCACACTGGACGGATATTCCGGACTGATATGCAATGTAGTTACCCCCCCTTCTGCCATCGCCTGGCGAGGATAATTCAGCATAGCTTGCGCCTGATTGCTGGGACTGATAGCAACCCGCAACTTATTTCCTTTGCGGATAATAGTGCTGGTAGGGAAAATCTCGATTTGCATTTTGACCACTTCACCGGGCACCAACGGCTGGCTCTTTTCTTCTGTGAAATAGTGGTACGGCTGAATCATCTGGTCATTCATAAATCGTGATCGTTCAATATTCACTGCACGCCCGGAAGCGAGTAGCTGACCGGTGGTGATCGGCAACGATTGCTTTTTCGAAACTTCTTCAATTTGTACTGCAACCACGGCCTCTGTAACGGTGCTGTCGATCCAGACATCAGCCTGGATAGGCCCGTTGATATAATAGTCTTCCTGCATCGGTTCGGATTCGAATAGCAAACGCACCTGCTCTGTTTTTTCGGTATTGTAGAAACAGGATTTCGGTATGGTCAATCCCAACTTCCACTGATCAAAACTACGCGTACATTTGGTACCGTCGCCAATATGAACATCAAACTGAATCAGTCCCTTCGACTCAAACGCCTTTCCATCCGGGTGCGGTGGGTTCAGCATTGTGGGGCCGCTTTCTTCCGTTTGTGGTGCTGTCTGTGAAAGGCTCATATCGCCGTGTAAATACCAGCGCTGCGCGGTGGCTTGGGGATGCGGCCAATCAGTCGTAGTGGCGTAATGGTCACCGCGAAACTCTTGTGGCGTGCTCTTGCTTGGGTAATTTTTTACGTACTGTACGACCGGCGGAATGTCTTCGGTGCCGGTTTCCATATTATTCAGGTATTTGTCAAACCACTGCAGCATCAGGATATCGATTGGTGCAACACCGGTCGCGCCGATATGGGAAGTCACAAAGTTGATGAAGTGCGTCCCGTTGAATATCACCATCCGAGTTTCAACACCGTTTTTCTTCAACGCTTCATAGAGCAATGGCACATCACGCTGAAAAATATCGTTGAGAGCACCAAAGAAAAATGTCGGCGCTTTTATCTTATCCATATTTTCTATTGGTGAGCGTGTACGCCAGAACTCACCATCATAGGTTACATACGGTGCGCCATTTAAGGCGGATTCAATTAACGGGAGGTGATAACGCTGGACTTGATCCGTATGTTCTTTGGTGGTCTCGATTAATTGCGTCATGTAATGCGGATTGATTATCTGCGCCGGTAAATTCTGGGTCGCCAAAAAGTGTGTCAGATACATCCATTCACTCATAAATACAGCGTTGACCATGCCGCCAATACCCACAGTGCCGCGCATGGCGTCGCCCATCGGCAAGCTGGCGAAGATGGCATCAATGGAATCAGGCCTGCGCTGAGCCGCAAAAAGCGAACTGATCGCCATATAGGACACCCCGGCAACACCGAGCTTACCGTTACACCACGGCTGCTGATGCACCCAATCCACCGCATCCGCAAACCCGATCTGCTCGTCTTCACCTAGGAGTTCCCAACCGCCTTCCGAGGCCCCGGTGCCTAGCGCATCAACCGCCACTTGCGCGTATCCACGCCGCACCAAATAGGAATCGCTTAGCCCCATTAACGTGTTTCCTGGGGTGCCCATAAACATATAACTGAGGAGGTTGGTGTTATAGGCAGACTGCGTCAGCACCGAAGGAAACGGCCCTTCCAGAGGATTGCCGTCTTCATCCGCAGGCAGGGTCACACGCACGCTGAGCTGCTTGCCGCCTTTGGTAGTGATGAACTGTAATGGTAAATCGACTGATTTCGGGTAGTCCGCGGGTCGGTAATACAGGTCACCGGCAATGGCATCGATACTGTCTTCATCTTCATCCCCGAGAAGAAGCTCTTCCCTTTGCGGCGTAATTGACGGGCTGAGAACCTCTACGCTGTGCTCTTCGGGCCCTGTCGCTGCCTGCTCTGCTGCAGAATCCACAAGTGAATCCTCGCCTGAACAAGCCACCATTACCCATGAAACCAATAAAAGTACTAGGCAGCGGTTTATCTTAACCCCCGCGGTTATAGCAGAACCCAACATCTCAGTTACCCCTGATTTGTTCTTATATCATTGTTTTTATATGGTTATTCTTCGTCGTGCACCGGCTTGTTGCTATTTTTATAAGGAATTAAAACCAGGAACGAGTCGATCAATAGTACTTTCTGACCGGAAACATTGTCAATTTGAGTTGCAAAATCAAACATTTATAACACAAATAAGCAACCCGGATACGAAACAGATATAACTATCAAACACGTACAAGTGATTGGTAATTCCTATTGAAAAGAAAGACACAATCAATTTTCACTAATGAGAATCATTTGCGATTATTGAGCGGTCTAGTTAATTCGCTTACCGGGAATCACACCATGAAAAAGACAATCAGCTTTGCAATCATCCATATGGGCGTGGCGTTCACCGTGGGCTATGCCATGAGTGGTGACATCTGGGTTGGCGGCGCATTGGCGTTAGTTGAGCCATTGTGCAACACCGTCGCGTTCTATTTCCATGAAAAGATCTGGAATCGCAAGGCAGAAAACTCAACTGGGGTAGACACTGTAACGACAGCGGAGACTTCCGCTCCCCCTGCAATACCTGCCTAGCAGGTATTGCAGTCCAGAGAAGGTGGATTGCTATGCTTGTTCCGAAACTGATTCAGCAACACATGAAAACGCAAAAATTAAAACTGAACTATCGGCGCCTGGTACACCACCGGTCCGGTGGGCAGCCCGGTGGGGGAACCGCCAGCCGGCTCCAGACTGACTGCCAGAGCGTCTGAGTTTTGCATGATTGTGAGCAATTGCGGCGATAACGTGGTTTCCACCGCAGCACCGGAGACCGGCATCAATCCCAGCGATGCAGGCTTACCTCCTTTCGGTAACATCCACAATTCGAACGCTTTATTATCAACCGCTATTGCCTGGGCATTGATGGGTTTCACAATCAGCTTGCCGCTGCTTTCGCTGGTGGTAATGAGCCACAATGGTAGCGCATCAGCATCATTAAACATCGCCACCTGGTCTTGCCGATCCCAAGGTGCCAACTGCACGATATACACCGCCATTACGAGCGCCAAAGCCCCCCCCAAAGCAGCCCAGCCGCGCCACCACCACGACACACCCTCCTGCCGCTGCGGCGACTGAATCCGCGCCTGAATGAGATTCCAAACCTGTTTACGGGGCCGCTGCTCCGGAATCACTTCTGCCATCGGATTAATATGCTGCTCCCAGCTCCAAACCGCACTGCGCACACGATAGGATTCCATCATCAGCTTTTCAAAACGCTTGCGCGCTGCGCCGTGCATGGACCCCAGCACGTATTCCGCCGCCAGTTGTTCAAGCAATTCCGGTTTCAAGTAGTTCATGGCTCCAAACACCTCCGCAAACTCTGCAACCCCCGGCGAATCCAGCTTTTTATGGTGCCCAAAGGCGATTCAACCCGTTGCATCAATTCCTGGTGAGTTAATCCTTCAATAAATGACAGAACAATCAATTGTTTCTGTTCGCCGGATAGTTGCTCCAGGCATAGCTGTAATGCGTTCATTTCATCTCCGGCCACGGCCCACCGCAACGGCCCTGGTTCCTCGCTGGCGTTCTCCGGTAACAGCTCATCACTGGTGTCCTGTGGATGCCGCGCCCGCAAGAAATCCAGGGCACGATAGCGCACAATACTGGTAAGCCAAGTACTGACCTTGCCGCGCTCCTCATGATACTCCGACGCGTGATACCAGATTTTCACAAACGCTTCCTGTAGTACCTCTTCCGCGCTGGCTCGATCTTTGAGCATACGCATACACAGCCCCATCAGAGCCGGTGAGGTTTTCTCGTAAAGCTGCCGGAAGGCAATTTGATCACCACAAGCCGTGGCTTGTAATAACCTCATCAATTCCGCTTGATCTGCCATCATCCCGTTTCCTTTTTAATAGTGAGCATATACGGTACACCGTCTGTTTTAGATGCACAGATAATATATTTAATAATATTGCATCCAATCTGGATCCCCCTGCGTAAAGACTTCATGCAATCACACTGTTTATCCCGCAGGAGGGATTTATTATGAATACCCGGCACTTACGCACTCCACTGGCTATCGGCATCGCTGCTGTTTGTGGATCACTACTCTGCACCACATCACAGGCTTCCAGTCACCGCGAAGCCCCCTTCATTTCCAACTTACCCAAAGTCGATGCTACGGATCTTTACGCATTCCGTAGCTACGAGCCCGGCCGCGAAGGTTATGTCACGCTGATTGCGGATTATTTTCCATTGCAGGATGCCTATGGTGGCCCGAATTATTTTGATTTAGACAAAAATGCCGTCTATGACATTCATATTGATAACAACGGCGACGCCAAAGAAGACATCACCTATCGTATTCAGTTCGACGATATTGTTCAGGATCTTGCACTCGAAATTGAGGGTAAAACCGTATCCGTACCATTGAAAAATATCGGGCCTATCGGGCCGGATAAGGATGACACTGACAACCTCAATGTGCGCCAGCAGTATAAGGTCACACAAATTATGGGAGGCAGCAACAGGGGCAAAAAACGCGCGGTAAAAAATGCGATGGATGGCAGCACGGTGTTTCGAAAACCAGCGGATTACATAGGGACAAAATCCCTGAGTGATTATGAAAGCTACGCACAAAGCCATATATATGACGTCATGCTACCACACTGCCCCGATCCTGGACGGCTGTTTGTGGGCCAACGCAAGGAGCCTTTTGTGGTCAATCTGGGTGAGGTATTTGATTTGGTCAACCTGAACCCGCTTGGTGCGGTGGACGCCAAACCGAACACCATCGCCGATAAAAACATTACTTCGATCATTATGGAAGTTCCAGCACACTGCCTAACCAAAGGTAAGGAATCCGTGATTGGTGCCTGGACTACCGCCAGTGTCAGGCAATTACAATTCTTTCACCCACATCCGGACTTTGATAAGGGCAAAGCACCCCTATTGAGCGCCGGCCCCTGGACTCAGGTTTCGCGACTGGGTATGCCACTGGTTAACGAGGTAGTGATCGGTTTGAAAGACAAGGATAAGTTCAACGCCAGTAAACCAAAGCACGATGCTCAGTTTCTTGACTACGTAACGAATCCAACGATACCCGAACTGCTGGAAATTTTGTTCCCGGGAACGGCAGTTGCGCCTAACCTTTTTCCCAGAACCGATCTGGTAGCCGCGTTTCTGACGGGCGTAGAGGGCCTCAATCAGCCAGCCAATGTAACCGCCTCGGAAATGTTGCGGCTGAACACCGCTATTGCGCCTGTTTCGATACAGAATCAGAACAACCTGGGTGTACTGGGCGGCGACCTGGCCGGTTTTCCCAACGGCCGCCGACCCGGGGATGACGTAGTGGATATTATATTACGAGTCGCCATGGGTGCATTGATTCCAGACGCCGCTATTGCGCCCAACAACACCGCGCCACTGACCGACGGAGCCACCGTAAGTTCGGCGGATTTCAACGCGCAATTCCCCTACCTGAACACCCCCGTGCCCGGGGCCGGGCTCTGATACCTATCACCGGCTAGCGAAGGTTCGGTCCTGAGAAATATTGGTTATGGAAATTAATCACTGAATTTCATTTTCAATGAGGGTAATCACATGAAGTCCGGTACAGATTCTAATGCTGTAAGTGGATGGGCATTTTTTCCTGTCGGCATGGCGGCGGCGATAATCGCCGTAGTAATCGTGTGCATCGTCGGCAATATTGCAGGATGCGACCCTGCGCAGGATCAGGATGATACTGTATTACTGGTTCGTGATTACCCTATTTTTGAACAAAGGACGGCGCACTCTGAACCACTCAGCATGGCGCAAGCCACACAACAAGCCTGGGAATGGGTGATGACCGGCACCAATAGCGGAGAATATCATTACTATGGCTATGCACGCGGTATCCTTGATCCCTGGTGGGACCAAAATAATGTCAGCTCTGAACTACGAATTCTGCGAGCCGTCATACTTCAACAGCAACATTTGTTTGACCAAGCGCTTGCAGACCTGAATCAGGTTATCGATTCGGACCCTCAGAATGTTCAGGCTCGATTTACACGTTCGGCCATTTTATTCGCGACTGGAAAGCTGGATGCGGCGCTACTTGACTGCCAGCGCGTTTTTCTTAAGGCTGACCCGATAAGTGTCACGCTTTGTGTTGCCCCCATCAAAGGCTTGCAGGGCCACGCGCCTGTCATGATCGACAAATTAAACACGCTACTAGCGGTATCCGAACTCGCCTCACTACAGCAGCGTGAAGTTCACATCACACTCGCCGAGCTGTACTGGTTGCAGGGCAATATGGCGGGCGCAGAAAAGCAATTTAAACAGGCCCTGAACATTACGCCGCAGCATGGCTACGTGGTGTCGCAGTACAGTGAATTTCTGCTGTCCTTAAAACGATACAATACGCTGGCGAATTTTTTACAGCAGCAACCACCCAGCATCGAAAATCAGATCAATTTGTATTATGCGCAAAAAGAACAGAGCAAACCCGAACTGAGCGAACTCAAAAACACCATAACGGAAAACATAACAACCCTCACCAATACAGGTGACCAAAAGCCCGCCCTGGATAACTCCAGATTATTGTCCCTTTATCACTCCAGAGTTGAAAACGATTCCCGCGCTGCCCTGCTCTACGCGCGTAAAAACTGGGACCGGCAAAAAGGCATGATCGATACCCTGCTTCTTATGAATGCGGCTACAAAAGAACGGGATATCAGGACAATAGACAAGGTGAGCCAGTGGCTAGAAGAAAATTTGATTCAAGACCAGAGGCTGGCCAACTATGGAGCGATTGATAGTGAATAAGTTAATTCTGATTTTCCTGCACATGCTGATCGCCAATCACTGCTTCGCACACACCGGTAGCACCAGCTATTTGTTTCTGGAACCGCAAGGTAATCTCATAAATGCCGAGTGGAAAATCCCCTTGTCAGACCTGGATCGTGTACTGGACCTGGATCTCGATCTGGACAACCAAATTACCCGAACCGAAGTTCAGCTTTCCGCTGAGAGAATCCGACGCTATGCCTTCTCGACACTCATCACGAAGCAACACCAAAAAAACTGCCGTATCTCCGGCGATACTTTCAGGATCGATAGATTGGATACTAAACCGGCTGTGTATCTGGATTTTCGTATCGACTGTGAGAGCGAACTTACGGAACAGGACACGTTGACGCTGAACTACCGGTTATTCCACCAGGTCAATCCGTGGCACCAGGGTATCGTCAGTGTTAAAAACCAGACCGGCACGCAACGATTTGTCTTGTCCCAGCAGCGAACTGTTATAACACTTTCCGAAAACACCCCTGATTCAGCTTCGTTTCTTACCTTCATCATAGAAGGTATTTGGCACATTTATATCGGCCTGGATCATATTCTGTTTCTTATGACGCTTATATTTCCGATAGTATTGGGCAAGAAAAATCAAACCCAGCCCGGCTCCACCCGTACGCTTTTAAAATCACTTTTCTCCATTGTGACCGCTTTTACAATTGCCCATTCAATTACCTTAATGCTGGCTGCATCCCAGACTATCACCTTACCTACCCAATGGGTTGAAAGTGGAATTGCGCTGTCGGTCATTATCGGTGCAGCACTCGCCCTCTACCCTTCGTTCAATCGCTGGCGCTGGTCATTGGCTTTTGGCTTTGGCTTGATTCATGGCTTCGGCTTCGCCAACGTGCTTTCCGATTTAATCCTGCCTGCGGAATCGGTCACGCTCCACTTGATAGCATTCAATATCGGAGTGGAATTGGGGCAACTGAGTATTGTCGCTGCAGTGGTACCACTGCTGTTAATGCTAAGCCGAATTCCGCCACTGCGGTATCGCCTGCTGGCACCGGGCATGATGACGGTCATCGGCTTTGGTATGCTGTGGTTATTACAAAGAGTCTTTGGTGTGGCCCTCAATATCCCGATCTGAATGCAGACCAATGAAAACTGGCACTTTCCAGTACTTCGCCATACGTCCGCACATCCATGATGTCGGCCCACTGCTCGGTTGCGTTGCGCAGGGATCCGCCTTGCGCTAATCCCGACTTCTTCAAACTTTCAATCTGATCTTCAAAGCCCAATGTGCGAGCCTCTGCAATTTCCTGATGAAGCAGCCCAGCGCTTAAGGCCATGGCGGAATTTTGTTTACCGATCGCCTCAGATTCAAAATACCGGCGCTGTTCCGCAGGTGTCGATGCGGCATTCGTATCTCTGTTAAAAATGGTACGCATGTTACTGGGTGACTCATTCAGCCCCAAACAGATCATTTGCAGTCACCCACCAAACGATGCCCTCTGGGAACGAGGAATTATCTCGCGCCCACGAACAGATTATTCTGAACCATCTGGCAACTTGGGAAAAAGACAAACTGGCTGCTCAGGTACACATCCGCCTATTTGAAAATTACCATCCGGCAAGATAAACGATCCGGATATTGCAGCCTGTTTGGATATGAGCACCCGTACGATGCAACGATCAATTAAGCAGGCATCGCAGCAATGATTTTTTTAGCGAATGTATTCAGCTTTTCCTGGTCTTCCATTACAGCTGCGTGTTTTTTTGTCCGCAGCGTAACAATAGAGGTCGGCAGTAGATGGAAATGCAGATGGGGAACCGTTTGCCCTGCTTGCTCACCGCTTAACTGAAACATCATTATGCCTTCAGTAGAGAAGGCGATTTTCAATGCCTCGCCCACTTTTTTCATGGTCTGAAAACACGCCTGATAGTATTCCTCGGGTAAATCAAACAGGGTGACCGCAGACACTTTGGGAATAACCAGCGTGTGCCCGTCGCATTGTGGCATAATATCCATAAACGACAAAGTCAACTCGTCTTCATAAACTTTTATACAGGGCAATTCGTTTCGTAGAATTTTGGCAAAAATATTCTGGTCGTCGTAACTCATGACGTATCTCCGCGTATACACATTTGATTGAATCAATAGGCTTAAAAACCGGCTTGATAGGCTAGCGCGAATCAGGGCCGACCTGCAAGATCTGCTTTTACAGAGAATCCCGTCTATGGCATAGTCTTTTCACTTTGCAATGGAAAAGGAGCCTCCCTTGAGCAACGAATCCGCATTACCTAAAACAGTATTGATCACCGGTGCCTCTGCCGGTATCGGCAAAGCCATTGCCCATGTTTTTGCCCGCCATGAATTCGACGTTATTTTGGTGGCACGACGCGAAGACAAGCTCAGTCAAGTCCAGCAGGAGATCAAACAACAGTACGGACAGATGGCCTATGTTATTACCGAGGATCTCGCCGATCCGGCTGCGCCACAACGAATATATGACTGGTGTGAACAACAAGGTTTGCAGGTCGATGCATTGGTGAACAACGCAGGCTACGCACTCCATACGGATTTTCTGCAATCAGACTGGAAGACACACCGTGATTTTATGCAGGTTATGACGATCAGCGTAACTGAACTGTGCTATCTTTTTGCGCCCGGAATGAAACAACGAGGCTATGGGCGAATCCTTAACCTCGCGTCGCTTGCTGCCTTTTCACCTCAGTTAAAAGGCAATCTTTACGGCGCAGCAAAATCCTTCGTGTTGGATTTCAGCCAGGCGCTTGATTTGGAACTGCATCCCCATAATGTGTATTGCAGCGCGCTATGTCCAGGCCTGACGTTTAGCGAATTTCATGATGTTATGGGCACCCGTGGCTCGGTCAGCAAATTACCGCGTTTCATGTGGATGACCGCAGAAGAGGTAGCCAATGAGGGTTATGACGCATTGATGGAGGGCAAACCGGTGCACGTGACCGGGTTAGTAAATCAAGGGTTATCCCA belongs to Ketobacter sp. MCCC 1A13808 and includes:
- a CDS encoding cholesterol oxidase substrate-binding domain-containing protein; protein product: MSSESVKHGLSFTRRKFMGAALAAGAVTTLPGCKFVAGSGSNTIPEPPDFPPGIELYQQGFINWARETKVSGVWSCSPVTADDVVTLANWAKANNYRLRPFGSGHGFAPTLIPRGDSGENILLVHTHDFMNQITVNATEEIKSVTVGAGAYIEDICAELELYDLGLYHTTAPGGISIAGALAMNTHGAATPMTGETLQPGHSWGTLSNLPLAITAVVWDDAQGQYALRTFQRDEPGIGPLLTCLARAFITEVKLQVGPNLKIRCQSHTGHDIAELLATPETQTENSFANMSANYGTTDIIWYPLSSKQTCWVKTWTVTPEKPDSAREVFEPYTLSDGVTMAPLAADVLSSALRTYPKLAVAQYNTQSVKGVDSLMANEDPETKLNDLWGSAYTQTLYVQPLTPRVTVAAWGVIVSRDNVQRALSDFYQFFTQLVADFKSRGLYPYTGPVELRAHGLDNPADILMPNAVEPIFSGARPHPDHPEKDTVIWYAINNNVDQPDAAEFNTKLEQWFISHYSTYGIVRPEWTKCYAYSEDGPFGGGWSNDEVLLETFPDTWRTGYPAESNWDAGVAMLNSYDPHRVFTNTHLDKLFPVS
- a CDS encoding CocE/NonD family hydrolase, with product MDSAAEQAATGPEEHSVEVLSPSITPQREELLLGDEDEDSIDAIAGDLYYRPADYPKSVDLPLQFITTKGGKQLSVRVTLPADEDGNPLEGPFPSVLTQSAYNTNLLSYMFMGTPGNTLMGLSDSYLVRRGYAQVAVDALGTGASEGGWELLGEDEQIGFADAVDWVHQQPWCNGKLGVAGVSYMAISSLFAAQRRPDSIDAIFASLPMGDAMRGTVGIGGMVNAVFMSEWMYLTHFLATQNLPAQIINPHYMTQLIETTKEHTDQVQRYHLPLIESALNGAPYVTYDGEFWRTRSPIENMDKIKAPTFFFGALNDIFQRDVPLLYEALKKNGVETRMVIFNGTHFINFVTSHIGATGVAPIDILMLQWFDKYLNNMETGTEDIPPVVQYVKNYPSKSTPQEFRGDHYATTTDWPHPQATAQRWYLHGDMSLSQTAPQTEESGPTMLNPPHPDGKAFESKGLIQFDVHIGDGTKCTRSFDQWKLGLTIPKSCFYNTEKTEQVRLLFESEPMQEDYYINGPIQADVWIDSTVTEAVVAVQIEEVSKKQSLPITTGQLLASGRAVNIERSRFMNDQMIQPYHYFTEEKSQPLVPGEVVKMQIEIFPTSTIIRKGNKLRVAISPSNQAQAMLNYPRQAMAEGGVTTLHISPEYPSSVVLPIVPTAVLD
- a CDS encoding DUF2061 domain-containing protein — translated: MKKTISFAIIHMGVAFTVGYAMSGDIWVGGALALVEPLCNTVAFYFHEKIWNRKAENSTGVDTVTTAETSAPPAIPA
- a CDS encoding anti-sigma factor domain-containing protein; translation: MNYLKPELLEQLAAEYVLGSMHGAARKRFEKLMMESYRVRSAVWSWEQHINPMAEVIPEQRPRKQVWNLIQARIQSPQRQEGVSWWWRGWAALGGALALVMAVYIVQLAPWDRQDQVAMFNDADALPLWLITTSESSGKLIVKPINAQAIAVDNKAFELWMLPKGGKPASLGLMPVSGAAVETTLSPQLLTIMQNSDALAVSLEPAGGSPTGLPTGPVVYQAPIVQF
- a CDS encoding sigma-70 family RNA polymerase sigma factor; its protein translation is MMADQAELMRLLQATACGDQIAFRQLYEKTSPALMGLCMRMLKDRASAEEVLQEAFVKIWYHASEYHEERGKVSTWLTSIVRYRALDFLRARHPQDTSDELLPENASEEPGPLRWAVAGDEMNALQLCLEQLSGEQKQLIVLSFIEGLTHQELMQRVESPLGTIKSWIRRGLQSLRRCLEP
- a CDS encoding DUF4331 domain-containing protein; the protein is MNTRHLRTPLAIGIAAVCGSLLCTTSQASSHREAPFISNLPKVDATDLYAFRSYEPGREGYVTLIADYFPLQDAYGGPNYFDLDKNAVYDIHIDNNGDAKEDITYRIQFDDIVQDLALEIEGKTVSVPLKNIGPIGPDKDDTDNLNVRQQYKVTQIMGGSNRGKKRAVKNAMDGSTVFRKPADYIGTKSLSDYESYAQSHIYDVMLPHCPDPGRLFVGQRKEPFVVNLGEVFDLVNLNPLGAVDAKPNTIADKNITSIIMEVPAHCLTKGKESVIGAWTTASVRQLQFFHPHPDFDKGKAPLLSAGPWTQVSRLGMPLVNEVVIGLKDKDKFNASKPKHDAQFLDYVTNPTIPELLEILFPGTAVAPNLFPRTDLVAAFLTGVEGLNQPANVTASEMLRLNTAIAPVSIQNQNNLGVLGGDLAGFPNGRRPGDDVVDIILRVAMGALIPDAAIAPNNTAPLTDGATVSSADFNAQFPYLNTPVPGAGL
- a CDS encoding tetratricopeptide repeat protein, with the protein product MKSGTDSNAVSGWAFFPVGMAAAIIAVVIVCIVGNIAGCDPAQDQDDTVLLVRDYPIFEQRTAHSEPLSMAQATQQAWEWVMTGTNSGEYHYYGYARGILDPWWDQNNVSSELRILRAVILQQQHLFDQALADLNQVIDSDPQNVQARFTRSAILFATGKLDAALLDCQRVFLKADPISVTLCVAPIKGLQGHAPVMIDKLNTLLAVSELASLQQREVHITLAELYWLQGNMAGAEKQFKQALNITPQHGYVVSQYSEFLLSLKRYNTLANFLQQQPPSIENQINLYYAQKEQSKPELSELKNTITENITTLTNTGDQKPALDNSRLLSLYHSRVENDSRAALLYARKNWDRQKGMIDTLLLMNAATKERDIRTIDKVSQWLEENLIQDQRLANYGAIDSE
- a CDS encoding HupE/UreJ family protein, translated to MNKLILIFLHMLIANHCFAHTGSTSYLFLEPQGNLINAEWKIPLSDLDRVLDLDLDLDNQITRTEVQLSAERIRRYAFSTLITKQHQKNCRISGDTFRIDRLDTKPAVYLDFRIDCESELTEQDTLTLNYRLFHQVNPWHQGIVSVKNQTGTQRFVLSQQRTVITLSENTPDSASFLTFIIEGIWHIYIGLDHILFLMTLIFPIVLGKKNQTQPGSTRTLLKSLFSIVTAFTIAHSITLMLAASQTITLPTQWVESGIALSVIIGAALALYPSFNRWRWSLAFGFGLIHGFGFANVLSDLILPAESVTLHLIAFNIGVELGQLSIVAAVVPLLLMLSRIPPLRYRLLAPGMMTVIGFGMLWLLQRVFGVALNIPI
- a CDS encoding UDP-3-O-acyl-N-acetylglucosamine deacetylase; this encodes MRTIFNRDTNAASTPAEQRRYFESEAIGKQNSAMALSAGLLHQEIAEARTLGFEDQIESLKKSGLAQGGSLRNATEQWADIMDVRTYGEVLESASFHWSAFRSGY
- a CDS encoding HIT family protein; amino-acid sequence: MSYDDQNIFAKILRNELPCIKVYEDELTLSFMDIMPQCDGHTLVIPKVSAVTLFDLPEEYYQACFQTMKKVGEALKIAFSTEGIMMFQLSGEQAGQTVPHLHFHLLPTSIVTLRTKKHAAVMEDQEKLNTFAKKIIAAMPA
- a CDS encoding SDR family NAD(P)-dependent oxidoreductase, whose translation is MSNESALPKTVLITGASAGIGKAIAHVFARHEFDVILVARREDKLSQVQQEIKQQYGQMAYVITEDLADPAAPQRIYDWCEQQGLQVDALVNNAGYALHTDFLQSDWKTHRDFMQVMTISVTELCYLFAPGMKQRGYGRILNLASLAAFSPQLKGNLYGAAKSFVLDFSQALDLELHPHNVYCSALCPGLTFSEFHDVMGTRGSVSKLPRFMWMTAEEVANEGYDALMEGKPVHVTGLVNQGLSHVMAALPSSVKQFLSKQQKVI